The Aphis gossypii isolate Hap1 chromosome 3, ASM2018417v2, whole genome shotgun sequence genome includes a region encoding these proteins:
- the LOC114121513 gene encoding myotubularin-related protein 9 isoform X2: MEFADKIRIPKLNGVTMRGPHISNTSTGTLVITGHHLIFSSRSEDVELWILNRNIDIVERKLNTITLKCKDFRIIVFDMPYIEQATSVAASIESLIMTDETDYLHHNMFSNKNNEYRSPFDVKSQCEQLVAGDSMWRISQVNKSYRVCSTYPELTVVPSNVDDTMLIASAKFRQNGRFPVLCYRHEKGSVLMRSSQPLVGSSSKRCKQDERVINSVLGPGKRGYIIDTRSVANATNAKARGGGFEMEAHYPQWRRVNSALERHNVLLDSLSKIVEACNDTTCTIERWLNKLNGSEWLSHVKDTLNAACLVAQCLNKERASVLVHGSESTDATLVLISLTQLILNPECRTIVGFESLIEREWLQAGHPFETRHKSGCYNAARSKTVHGKYTINFHAVFSFQQIFYHHSLIIHTVQILVHFMVIVRLIGKIIHVENQIYGRTLIKKLMKLLILYTYIQIM, from the exons ATGGAGTTTGCagataaaattagaattccAAAGTTAAATGGTGTGACCATGAGAGGTCCACACATATCCAACACTAGTACTGGGACTCTAGTCATTACTGgtcatcatttaatattttcatcaagGTCTGAGGATGTTGAACTATGG attttaaaccgTAACATTGACATTGTAGAAAGAAAACTTAATACAATTACTTTAAAGTGTAAGGACTttagaattattgtttttgatatgcCATATATTGAACAAGCTACCTCTGTTGCTGCTTCTATTGAATCACTCATAATGACag ATGAAACAGACTATTTACaccataatatgttttcaaataaaaacaatgaatatcGTTCACCTTTTGATGTAAAATCTCAATGTGAGCAATTAGTTGCTGGTGATTCGATGTGGAGAATATCGCAGGTCAATAAGTCTTATAgg GTTTGTAGTACCTACCCAGAATTGACTGTTGTTCCATCCAATGTTGATGATACCATGTTGATTGCTTCTGCTAAGTTTCGACAAAATGGTCGATTTCCTGTTTTGTGCTATCGTCATGAAAAAGGC AGTGTGTTAATGAGAAGCAGTCAGCCTTTAGTTGGTTCAAGTTCAAAACGTTGCAAACAAGATGAACGCGTTATAAACTCTGTACTAGGTCCTGGAAAAAGAGGGTATATAATTGATACCCGCAGTGTTGCTAATGCTACAAATGCCAAAGCTCGTGGAGGTGGATTTGAGATGGAAGCACATTATCCTCAATGGAGACGAGTAAATTCAGCTCTTGAACgccataatgttttattagacAGCCTGTCAAAAATAGTTGAAGCTTGTAATGATACAACATGTACTATAGAACGATGgcttaacaaattaaatggaAGTGAATGGTTGTCACATGTCAAAGATACATTAAATGCAGCTTGTTTAGTAGctcaatgtttaaataaagaacGAGCTTCAGTTTTGGTACATGGATCAGAGAGCACAGATGCAACATtggtattaatatcattaactcaattgatattaaatcCAGAATGTCGAACAATTGTAGG gtttgAATCACTAATTGAGAGAGAATGGCTTCAAGCCGGACATCCATTTGAAACTCGTCATAAAAGTGGTTGTTATAATGCAGCTCGTTCAAAA ACTGTACATGGCAAATACACAATCAATTTCCATGCTGTTTTCagttttcaacaaattttCTATCATCACTCGTTGATCATTCATACTGTTCAGattttagtacattttatGGTAATTGTGAGGCTGATCGGAAAAATAATCCATGTGGAAAACCAAATTTATGGTCGCACTTTGAtcaaaaaattgatgaaattattaatcctctatacctacatacaaataatgtgA
- the LOC114121513 gene encoding myotubularin-related protein 9 isoform X1, with the protein MEFADKIRIPKLNGVTMRGPHISNTSTGTLVITGHHLIFSSRSEDVELWILNRNIDIVERKLNTITLKCKDFRIIVFDMPYIEQATSVAASIESLIMTDETDYLHHNMFSNKNNEYRSPFDVKSQCEQLVAGDSMWRISQVNKSYRVCSTYPELTVVPSNVDDTMLIASAKFRQNGRFPVLCYRHEKGSVLMRSSQPLVGSSSKRCKQDERVINSVLGPGKRGYIIDTRSVANATNAKARGGGFEMEAHYPQWRRVNSALERHNVLLDSLSKIVEACNDTTCTIERWLNKLNGSEWLSHVKDTLNAACLVAQCLNKERASVLVHGSESTDATLVLISLTQLILNPECRTIVGFESLIEREWLQAGHPFETRHKSGCYNAARSKVSSSSSSKIFHHGSGATFLLFLDCTWQIHNQFPCCFQFSTNFLSSLVDHSYCSDFSTFYGNCEADRKNNPCGKPNLWSHFDQKIDEIINPLYLHTNNVIWPSVAPFSIELWRDMYLRWSIDQTHQKKYKKSIDDLIKRNKELKILATKLRNETQESGNKST; encoded by the exons ATGGAGTTTGCagataaaattagaattccAAAGTTAAATGGTGTGACCATGAGAGGTCCACACATATCCAACACTAGTACTGGGACTCTAGTCATTACTGgtcatcatttaatattttcatcaagGTCTGAGGATGTTGAACTATGG attttaaaccgTAACATTGACATTGTAGAAAGAAAACTTAATACAATTACTTTAAAGTGTAAGGACTttagaattattgtttttgatatgcCATATATTGAACAAGCTACCTCTGTTGCTGCTTCTATTGAATCACTCATAATGACag ATGAAACAGACTATTTACaccataatatgttttcaaataaaaacaatgaatatcGTTCACCTTTTGATGTAAAATCTCAATGTGAGCAATTAGTTGCTGGTGATTCGATGTGGAGAATATCGCAGGTCAATAAGTCTTATAgg GTTTGTAGTACCTACCCAGAATTGACTGTTGTTCCATCCAATGTTGATGATACCATGTTGATTGCTTCTGCTAAGTTTCGACAAAATGGTCGATTTCCTGTTTTGTGCTATCGTCATGAAAAAGGC AGTGTGTTAATGAGAAGCAGTCAGCCTTTAGTTGGTTCAAGTTCAAAACGTTGCAAACAAGATGAACGCGTTATAAACTCTGTACTAGGTCCTGGAAAAAGAGGGTATATAATTGATACCCGCAGTGTTGCTAATGCTACAAATGCCAAAGCTCGTGGAGGTGGATTTGAGATGGAAGCACATTATCCTCAATGGAGACGAGTAAATTCAGCTCTTGAACgccataatgttttattagacAGCCTGTCAAAAATAGTTGAAGCTTGTAATGATACAACATGTACTATAGAACGATGgcttaacaaattaaatggaAGTGAATGGTTGTCACATGTCAAAGATACATTAAATGCAGCTTGTTTAGTAGctcaatgtttaaataaagaacGAGCTTCAGTTTTGGTACATGGATCAGAGAGCACAGATGCAACATtggtattaatatcattaactcaattgatattaaatcCAGAATGTCGAACAATTGTAGG gtttgAATCACTAATTGAGAGAGAATGGCTTCAAGCCGGACATCCATTTGAAACTCGTCATAAAAGTGGTTGTTATAATGCAGCTCGTTCAAAAGTATCTTCATCGTCTTCTTCAAAAATTTTTCATCATGGATCAGGCGCcacttttttattgtttctagACTGTACATGGCAAATACACAATCAATTTCCATGCTGTTTTCagttttcaacaaattttCTATCATCACTCGTTGATCATTCATACTGTTCAGattttagtacattttatGGTAATTGTGAGGCTGATCGGAAAAATAATCCATGTGGAAAACCAAATTTATGGTCGCACTTTGAtcaaaaaattgatgaaattattaatcctctatacctacatacaaataatgtgATTTGGCCATCTGTTGCTCCATTTagtata GAATTGTGGCGAGATATGTATTTAAGATGGTCTATTGATCAAACACaccaaaaaaagtataaaaaatcaattgatgACTTAATAAAACggaataaagaattaaaaatcttgGCCACAAAATTACGCAACGAGACTCAAGAGTCTGGTAACAAATCtacataa